Proteins co-encoded in one Gossypium arboreum isolate Shixiya-1 chromosome 11, ASM2569848v2, whole genome shotgun sequence genomic window:
- the LOC108472603 gene encoding mannan endo-1,4-beta-mannosidase 4 — protein sequence MKASHWLNSFIVLLVLILTMDFRHGIYYARADAGGTGFVQTTATKFVINGKPFYLNGFNAYWMMMFASDNSTRSKVTDAFREASKYGMNIARTWAFNDGDYKPLQNSPGSYNEDVFKGLDFVVAEANKYGIHLILSLANNFKDYGGKDKYVQWAKQRSRNLSKEDDFFTDSVVKKYYKNHIKAVLTRINTITGVAYKDDPIIFAWELMNEPRCPSDPSGANLQNWVKEMAAHVKSIDNHHLLEIGLEGFYGESMPEKKQYNPNSYSIGTDFISNNQIPEVDFATIHIYPEQWLPSTNSSEEAQLGFVDKWIEAHTMDCNSVLKKPLVIGEFGKSFKLPGYSLEKRNEYFQRIYKAIYSSARNGGSCDGGLFWQLLSLGMDNMGDGYQVILEQSPSTASVIAQQSRLLSSLT from the exons ATGAAGGCAAGTCATTGGCTTAACAGCTTCATCGTACTGTTAGTCCTCATCCTGACGATGGACTTCCGCCATGGAATTTATTATGCTCGGGCTGATGCTGGCGGCACCGGTTTCGTTCAAACAACAGCAACTAAGTTTGTCATAAATGGAAAGCCTTTCTACTTGAATGGCTTCAATGCATATTGGATGATGATGTTTGCGTCTGACAATTCTACGAGGAGCAAGGTTACTGACGCATTTCGAGAAGCCTCCAAGTATGGCATGAACATAGCAAGAACTTGGGCGTTTAACGATGGTGATTACAAGCCTCTTCAGAATTCCCCAGGTTCTTACAATGAAGACGTCTTCAAG GGACTGGACTTTGTTGTAGCGGAAGCTAACAAGTATGGAATTCATTTGATTCTGAGTTTGGCAAATAATTTCAAAGATTACGGAGGAAAAGATAAATACGTTCAGTGGGCAAAGCAACGAAGTCGGAACCTGAGCAAAGAAGATGATTTTTTTACagattctgttgtcaaaaaatacTACAAGAATCATATTAAG GCAGTGCTCACGAGAATCAACACGATTACTGGAGTGGCATATAAAGACGATCCTATCATCTTTGCTTGGGAACTAATGAACGAGCCTCGTTGCCCCAGTGATCCATCTGGAGCTAATCTTCAG AATTGGGTAAAAGAAATGGCTGCACATGTGAAGTCCATTGATAATCATCACCTACTGGAAATAGGACTTGAAGGATTCTATGGGGAATCGATGCCAGAGAAGAAACAGTATAATCCAAATAGCTATTCCATTGGGACCGACTTCATTTCCAATAATCAGATCCCCGAGGTCGATTTTGCTACTATCCATATATACCCTGAGCAATG GTTACCATCGACAAATTCAAGCGAAGAGGCCCAGCTTGGTTTTGTAGACAAATGGATTGAAGCCCATACCATGGACTGCAATTCAGTGCTGAAAAAACCACTGGTAATAGGAGAGTTTGGCAAGTCTTTCAAGCTGCCAGGTTACAGCTTAGAGAAAAGAAACGAGTATTTCCAGAGGATTTACAAAGCAATCTACAGCAGTGCCAGGAATGGGGGATCATGTGACGGTGGGCTGTTTTGGCAGCTCTTGAGCCTTGGAATGGATAACATGGGGGATGGTTACCAAGTTATATTGGAACAGAGCCCTTCCACTGCTTCTGTCATTGCTCAACAGTCTCGATTGCTATCATCTCTCACTTGA
- the LOC108474067 gene encoding S-adenosylmethionine synthase 2-like: METFLFTSESVNEGHPDKLCDQISDAVLDACLAQDPDSKVACETCTKTNMVMVFGEITTKANVDYEKIVRDTCRSIGFVSDDVGLDADNCKVLVNIEQQSPDIAQGVHGHFTKRPEEIGAGDQGHMFGYATNETPELMPLSHVLATKLGACLTEVRKNGTCPWLRPDGKTQVTVEYNNDNGAMVPVRVHTVLISTQHDETVTNDEIAADLKEHVIKPVIPEKYLDEKTIFHLNPSGRFVIGGPHGDAGLTGRKIIIDTYGGWGAHGGGAFSGKDPTKVDRSGAYIVRQAAKSIVANGLARRCLVQVSYAIGVPEPLSVFVDSYGTGKIPDKEILQIVKENFDFRPGMITNNLDLKRGGNNRFLKTAAYGHFGRDDPDFTWEVVKPLKWDKSQS; the protein is encoded by the coding sequence ATGGAGACCTTTCTATTCACATCTGAGTCAGTAAACGAGGGTCACCCTGACAAGCTTTGTGACCAGATCTCTGATGCAGTGCTTGACGCCTGCCTCGCTCAGGACCCTGACAGCAAGGTTGCCTGTGAAACATGCACCAAGACTAACATGGTCATGGTGTTTGGAGAGATTACCACCAAGGCCAATGTAGACTACGAGAAGATTGTCCGTGACACATGCCGCTCCATTGGATTTGTTTCTGATGATGTGGGTCTTGATGCTGATAACTGCAAGGTCCTTGTTAATATTGAGCAGCAGAGTCCTGATATTGCCCAGGGTGTCCATGGCCACTTTACAAAGCGTCCCGAAGAGATTGGAGCCGGTGACCAGGGCCACATGTTTGGTTATGCTACTAATGAGACCCCTGAACTTATGCCCCTAAGCCATGTCCTCGCAACTAAGCTTGGGGCTTGTCTTACTGAGGTTAGGAAGAATGGGACTTGCCCTTGGCTAAGGCCTGATGGTAAAACCCAGGTTACTGTTGAGTACAACAACGATAATGGAGCTATGGTTCCGGTTCGTGTTCACACTGTCCTCATCTCCACCCAGCACGACGAGACTGTTACTAACGATGAAATTGCTGCTGACCTCAAAGAGCATGTTATCAAGCCTGTCATCCCTGAAAAGTACCTCGATGAGAAGACAATCTTCCACCTTAACCCATCTGGTCGCTTTGTCATTGGTGGCCCTCACGGTGATGCTGGTCTTACTGGACGTAAGATCATCATTGACACTTATGGTGGCTGGGGAGCCCACGGTGGTGGTGCATTTTCCGGAAAAGATCCTACCAAGGTTGACAGGAGTGGTGCTTACATTGTTAGGCAGGCTGCTAAGAGCATTGTAGCAAATGGCCTTGCCCGAAGGTGCCTCGTGCAAGTCTCCTATGCAATTGGTGTGCCCGAGCCCTTGTCTGTCTTCGTTGACAGCTACGGAACTGGAAAGATTCCAGACAAGGAAATTCTCCAAATTGTGAAGGAGAACTTCGACTTTAGGCCTGGCATGATCACAAACAACCTGGACCTCAAGAGGGGTGGCAATAACCGGTTCTTGAAGACAGCTGCCTATGGACATTTTGGAAGGGACGACCCTGACTTCACCTGGGAAGTTGTGAAGCCCCTCAAGTGGGACAAGTCTCAATCTTAA
- the LOC108472438 gene encoding autophagy-related protein 8i-like: MGKIPSFKDEFTFDQRLEESRDIIAKYPNRVPVIVERYSKADLPEMEKKKYLVPRDMSVGQFIHILSLRLRLSPGKALFVFVKNTLPQTATLMDSLYESFKEDDGFLYMCYSSEKTFGCATNQITPSVSFVHYCKVPWFLSFSG; the protein is encoded by the exons ATGGGAAAGATCCCCTCTTTTAAGGATGAATTCACTTTCG ACCAAAGGCTTGAAGAATCCCGCGATATCATTGCCAAATATCCCAATCGGGTCCCT GTGATTGTGGAAAGATACTCAAAAGCAGATCTTccagaaatggaaaagaaaaa GTATCTGGTTCCACGGGACATGTCTGTTGGACAATTCATTCATATCTTAAGCTTGAGACTTCGTCTGAGCCCTGGAAAAGCACTGTTTGTGTTTGTGAAGAACACGTTGCCACAAACAG CTACGCTTATGGACTCTCTCTATGAATCTTTCAAAGAGGATGATGGATTTCTGTATATGTGTTACAGCAGTGAGAAAACCTTTGGTTGTGCTACTAATCAGATTACTCCAAGTGTAAGCTTTGTGCATTATTGTAAAGTTCCTTGGTTCCTTTCGTTCTCTGGATGA